One genomic segment of Fusobacterium mortiferum ATCC 9817 includes these proteins:
- a CDS encoding DUF5058 family protein — MESLGHMEYANHPIMWIAALIGISVVLIQSALIIMKSLKAAKEMGMDDERVKKGIRTSAISSIGPALGVVGSLLALLVTMGSPVSAFRLSVIGGSNFEAMAANFGAQALGSELSTNMTPVVFTNALWTMALGSLGWIIFVFLFAHKMDKVNGLLTNGRKALLPAVGLGAMLGSFAYFNIGNYLKVTTNPEVTVSAISGLVIMIVCLKIGEKISWIKEWALTIAMFGGAIIATLTI; from the coding sequence ATGGAAAGTTTAGGACACATGGAGTATGCAAATCATCCAATAATGTGGATAGCTGCTCTAATTGGAATTTCAGTAGTTTTAATTCAATCAGCTTTAATAATAATGAAATCATTGAAAGCTGCAAAAGAAATGGGAATGGATGATGAAAGAGTAAAAAAAGGAATAAGAACAAGTGCTATATCTAGTATAGGACCAGCTTTAGGAGTAGTAGGAAGTTTGTTGGCGTTATTAGTAACAATGGGTTCTCCAGTTTCAGCTTTTAGATTAAGTGTTATAGGAGGATCAAACTTTGAAGCTATGGCTGCTAACTTTGGAGCACAAGCTTTAGGTTCAGAATTATCAACAAATATGACACCAGTTGTTTTTACAAATGCTTTATGGACAATGGCATTAGGTTCATTAGGATGGATAATTTTTGTTTTTCTATTTGCTCATAAGATGGATAAAGTAAATGGATTATTAACTAATGGAAGAAAAGCTTTATTACCTGCTGTGGGATTAGGAGCTATGCTAGGGTCTTTTGCTTATTTTAATATAGGAAATTATTTAAAAGTAACTACAAATCCGGAAGTAACAGTTTCTGCAATATCAGGATTGGTAATAATGATTGTATGTCTTAAAATTGGAGAAAAAATTTCTTGGATAAAGGAATGGGCTTTAACAATAGCAATGTTTGGTGGGGCTATTATAGCTACTTTAACAATTTAG
- a CDS encoding M20 family metallopeptidase: MTREELKERVIKAIEENKDSIIEVGRKIYHNPEFGYKEFETTKTVREFFKNELGLETEDKIAYTGCRARVNEEKEGPKVAVLGELDGISCKDHCDANSIGASHTCGHNVQIAGMLGAAVGLIKSGVYKELDGKIDFIATPAEEFVELAYRNQLRKDGYIKYFGGKQELIRKGAFDDVDMAMMFHVLDTGDKKVLTAPESNGFIGKEVKFIGKEAHAGSAPYEGINALNAAMLAINNVHAQRETFKEADRVRFHPIITKGGDIVNVVPADVRMESYVRARTIESMIDANMKVNRALMAGAMAVGAEIEITEIPGYLPILKHDSMEKVLRGNLEYMGLTSEDIIEGGDFTGSFDFGDVSHIMPTLHPMFGGVKGALHTREYQIVDEEYAYLAPAKAMALTVVDLLFDNAEKGKEILKNFIPIMTKEEYLKFMDSNDKVIKA; encoded by the coding sequence ATGACAAGAGAAGAATTAAAAGAGAGAGTAATAAAAGCAATAGAAGAAAATAAAGATAGTATTATAGAAGTAGGAAGAAAAATTTATCATAATCCAGAATTTGGATACAAAGAGTTTGAAACTACTAAAACAGTAAGAGAATTTTTTAAAAATGAATTAGGATTAGAAACTGAAGATAAAATAGCATATACAGGATGTAGAGCTAGAGTAAATGAGGAAAAGGAAGGACCAAAAGTAGCAGTTTTAGGTGAGTTAGATGGAATATCTTGTAAAGATCATTGTGATGCTAATTCAATAGGAGCTTCTCATACTTGTGGACATAATGTACAGATAGCTGGAATGTTAGGTGCTGCAGTAGGATTAATAAAATCAGGAGTATATAAAGAATTAGATGGAAAGATAGATTTTATAGCAACACCAGCTGAAGAATTTGTAGAATTAGCTTATAGAAACCAATTAAGAAAAGATGGATATATAAAATATTTTGGTGGGAAGCAAGAACTTATAAGAAAAGGTGCTTTTGATGATGTTGATATGGCTATGATGTTTCATGTATTAGATACAGGAGATAAAAAAGTATTAACAGCTCCAGAAAGTAACGGATTTATAGGAAAAGAAGTTAAATTTATAGGAAAGGAAGCTCATGCAGGTTCGGCTCCATATGAGGGGATAAATGCCTTAAATGCAGCTATGTTGGCAATAAATAATGTACATGCTCAAAGAGAAACATTTAAAGAAGCAGATAGAGTAAGATTTCATCCAATTATTACAAAAGGTGGAGATATAGTAAATGTTGTTCCAGCAGATGTAAGAATGGAATCTTATGTAAGAGCAAGAACAATAGAGAGTATGATAGATGCAAATATGAAAGTAAATAGAGCACTTATGGCAGGAGCTATGGCAGTAGGGGCAGAGATTGAGATAACAGAGATACCAGGATATTTACCAATTTTAAAACATGATAGCATGGAGAAAGTTTTAAGAGGAAATTTAGAGTATATGGGACTTACTTCGGAAGATATTATAGAAGGTGGAGATTTTACAGGTTCATTTGATTTTGGAGATGTATCTCATATTATGCCCACTTTACATCCAATGTTTGGAGGAGTAAAAGGAGCTCTTCATACAAGAGAATATCAAATAGTAGATGAAGAATATGCTTATTTAGCTCCAGCAAAAGCTATGGCTTTAACAGTAGTAGATTTATTATTTGATAATGCTGAAAAAGGAAAAGAAATCTTGAAAAACTTTATTCCTATAATGACAAAAGAAGAGTACTTAAAATTTATGGACTCAAATGACAAAGTAATAAAAGCTTAA
- the ylxM gene encoding YlxM family DNA-binding protein, with protein sequence MELDEFLEVSTLLDYYRNLLSDKQKEYLINHFEEDLSLSEIAKNNGVSRQAVYDNIKRGIKQLREYEEKLGFHERERRVYNELLSLKEDFKKERLDEIIEKLF encoded by the coding sequence ATGGAATTAGATGAGTTTTTAGAAGTTTCAACCCTATTAGATTATTATAGAAATCTGTTAAGCGATAAGCAAAAAGAGTATTTAATCAATCACTTTGAAGAGGATTTATCTCTTTCGGAGATAGCTAAAAATAATGGCGTGAGTAGACAGGCGGTATATGATAATATAAAAAGAGGAATAAAACAACTGAGAGAATATGAAGAGAAGCTAGGATTTCATGAAAGAGAAAGAAGAGTATATAATGAACTCTTAAGCTTGAAAGAGGATTTCAAGAAAGAAAGACTAGATGAGATAATAGAAAAGCTATTTTAG
- a CDS encoding anaerobic sulfatase maturase, with protein MKNLNLLIKPASSTCNLQCKYCFYYDVADNREIKNYGIMDDETLENMVKKVFEEVEYQVNFAFQGGEPTTAGIEYFEKFHFFVEKYNTKKIHVTFALQTNGTLINKKWVTFFKKYNYLIGISLDGNKDIHDTFRLDKKNNGTFSQISKNIKLLKKEGVEFNILTVINKLTAQNGKLIYNFYKNNGFRYFQFIPCLDALYDTEKKDFTLTAEDYGNFLNDTFELWYQDIMSGKRISVRYFDNIIKIILGEQPEACDMVGHCNINAIIEADGSIYPCDFYVLDEYKLGNINNSSYTNLFNTKVEQDFLHSSLTIHSSCKMCPYFKICRGGCRRHKNLDKNNEYKNRFCHSYQMFFEKNIDKLLKITNFIIKTRNTSKNYN; from the coding sequence ATGAAAAATCTTAATTTATTAATAAAACCAGCCTCTAGTACTTGCAATTTACAATGTAAATATTGTTTTTATTATGATGTGGCTGACAATAGAGAAATTAAAAATTATGGAATAATGGATGATGAAACACTTGAAAATATGGTAAAAAAAGTCTTTGAGGAAGTAGAATATCAAGTTAATTTTGCTTTTCAAGGAGGAGAACCTACAACAGCTGGAATAGAATATTTTGAAAAATTTCATTTTTTTGTAGAAAAATATAATACTAAAAAAATTCATGTCACTTTTGCTCTTCAAACTAACGGAACACTAATAAATAAAAAATGGGTTACTTTTTTTAAAAAATATAACTATCTAATAGGAATATCTTTAGATGGAAATAAAGATATTCATGATACCTTTAGATTGGATAAAAAAAATAATGGAACTTTTTCTCAAATTTCTAAAAATATAAAACTTTTAAAAAAAGAAGGAGTAGAATTTAATATTTTAACTGTTATAAATAAACTCACTGCTCAAAATGGAAAACTCATTTATAATTTTTATAAAAATAATGGATTTAGATATTTCCAATTTATTCCATGTCTAGATGCTCTTTATGATACAGAAAAAAAAGATTTTACTCTTACAGCAGAGGATTATGGTAATTTTTTAAATGATACTTTTGAATTGTGGTATCAAGATATAATGAGTGGAAAGAGAATAAGTGTGAGATATTTTGATAATATAATAAAGATTATTTTAGGAGAACAGCCAGAAGCTTGTGATATGGTTGGACATTGTAATATAAATGCTATTATTGAAGCTGATGGAAGTATTTATCCTTGTGACTTTTATGTTTTAGATGAATATAAATTAGGAAATATCAACAATTCATCATATACAAATCTTTTTAACACTAAAGTTGAACAAGATTTTTTACACTCTTCTCTAACTATACATAGTAGTTGTAAAATGTGTCCATATTTTAAAATTTGCCGTGGTGGATGTAGACGTCATAAAAATTTAGATAAGAATAATGAATATAAAAATAGATTTTGTCACAGTTATCAAATGTTTTTTGAAAAAAATATAGATAAACTTTTAAAAATAACTAATTTCATAATTAAAACTAGAAATACATCAAAAAATTATAACTAA
- a CDS encoding ATP-binding cassette domain-containing protein: MVSKKFLLKSNLKNIVEKYPFIEEFLKDNQIEIELNKNIEEILNSYDEVVLEEKSLDREKFIENLVEFVNQMVEILGIEDNSIEEMTILAGINKFGEKEEFKEFTIHKGEIISIVGPTGSGKSRLLADIEWGAQGDTPTKRTILVNGKPLDKKSRFSSSNKLVAQLSQNMNFVMDLTVYEFLELHAKSRMVENEEEVIRRIFEKANELAGEKFKIDTPITSLSGGQSRALMIADTAILSTSPIVLIDEIENAGIDRKKALDLLVGEEKIVLMATHDPLLALMGDKRIVINNGGIYKIMNITEEERGILEDLTKLDNIIQGMRNKLRYGEKLELKI, from the coding sequence GTGGTAAGTAAAAAATTTTTATTGAAAAGTAATTTAAAAAATATTGTTGAAAAATATCCTTTTATAGAAGAATTTTTAAAAGATAACCAGATAGAGATAGAGTTAAATAAAAATATAGAAGAGATTTTAAATAGTTATGATGAAGTTGTTTTAGAAGAAAAATCATTAGATAGAGAGAAATTTATAGAAAATTTAGTTGAATTTGTTAATCAAATGGTAGAGATATTAGGAATAGAAGATAATAGTATAGAGGAGATGACAATTTTAGCTGGAATAAATAAATTTGGAGAAAAAGAGGAGTTTAAAGAATTTACTATTCATAAAGGGGAGATAATCTCAATAGTGGGTCCTACTGGAAGTGGAAAAAGTAGATTATTAGCAGATATAGAATGGGGAGCTCAAGGAGATACACCAACAAAAAGAACCATATTAGTGAATGGAAAACCTCTTGATAAAAAAAGTAGATTTTCATCGAGCAATAAATTAGTAGCTCAACTTTCACAAAATATGAACTTTGTAATGGATTTAACTGTTTATGAATTTTTAGAGTTACATGCTAAGAGTAGAATGGTTGAGAATGAAGAAGAAGTAATTAGAAGAATTTTTGAAAAAGCTAATGAATTAGCTGGAGAGAAATTTAAAATAGATACTCCAATTACAAGTTTAAGTGGTGGACAATCAAGAGCGCTTATGATAGCAGATACAGCAATATTAAGTACCTCTCCAATAGTTCTTATAGATGAGATAGAAAACGCGGGGATAGATAGAAAAAAAGCTTTAGACTTACTTGTAGGAGAGGAAAAAATAGTTTTAATGGCTACACATGACCCTTTACTTGCTCTTATGGGAGATAAGAGAATAGTTATAAATAATGGTGGTATTTATAAAATTATGAATATTACTGAAGAAGAGAGAGGAATATTAGAGGATTTAACAAAACTTGATAATATTATCCAAGGAATGAGAAATAAACTTAGATATGGAGAAAAATTAGAATTAAAAATTTAA
- a CDS encoding M20/M25/M40 family metallo-hydrolase, producing MQKERMVENLIEMIKIYSPSKKEGEFAKYLVKELEKLGAKLYLDEGFKKYNGNSPTIIAKIKGNLEGEGVTLAAHLDVVEPCENITPILENGILRTDGTTTLGGDDKAGIASIIETIKVLKEENRSHKDIFIVLTPCEEQGMLGAKNISWNLIPKDMIPAKNMIVVDNAGRAGLIAHTAPSKYDVVIKFKGKKAHAGIEPEKGINAINLAALAISKMKMGRIDELTTSNIGVINSNFPTNVVADECIVKAEVRSHSEEKILEVIEEYKDCCDEAVNIMQGEYEICYECDYPTLKPKDNLKFAKEFSEIYEGLGVKSELKVIGGGSDSNIFAKNGYNSIIIGVGMYDVHTVNETLELEELYKTTKALINYISK from the coding sequence ATGCAAAAAGAAAGAATGGTTGAGAACCTAATAGAAATGATAAAAATCTATTCCCCTTCTAAAAAAGAGGGAGAATTTGCTAAATATTTAGTTAAAGAATTAGAAAAATTAGGTGCGAAGTTATACTTAGATGAAGGTTTTAAGAAATATAATGGAAATTCGCCTACTATAATAGCTAAAATAAAGGGAAATTTAGAAGGAGAAGGAGTAACATTAGCTGCTCATTTAGATGTAGTAGAACCTTGTGAAAATATAACTCCAATATTAGAAAATGGTATTTTAAGAACAGATGGTACAACAACTTTAGGTGGAGACGATAAAGCAGGAATAGCAAGTATTATTGAGACTATCAAAGTTTTAAAAGAGGAGAATAGATCTCATAAAGATATTTTTATAGTTTTAACTCCTTGTGAAGAACAAGGTATGTTAGGAGCAAAAAATATTTCTTGGAATTTAATACCTAAAGATATGATACCAGCTAAAAATATGATAGTTGTAGATAATGCTGGAAGAGCAGGACTTATAGCTCATACAGCACCAAGTAAATATGATGTAGTAATTAAATTCAAAGGAAAAAAAGCACATGCTGGAATAGAACCAGAGAAAGGGATAAATGCTATTAATTTAGCAGCTTTAGCTATTTCAAAAATGAAAATGGGAAGAATAGATGAATTAACAACTTCAAATATAGGAGTAATAAATTCAAATTTTCCAACTAATGTAGTAGCAGATGAATGTATAGTAAAAGCTGAAGTAAGAAGTCATTCTGAAGAAAAAATACTAGAAGTAATAGAAGAATATAAAGATTGTTGTGATGAAGCAGTAAATATAATGCAAGGAGAATACGAAATCTGTTATGAATGTGATTATCCTACATTAAAACCAAAAGATAATTTAAAATTTGCAAAAGAGTTTTCAGAAATATATGAAGGGTTAGGAGTAAAATCAGAATTGAAAGTTATAGGTGGAGGTTCTGATAGTAATATATTTGCTAAGAATGGGTATAACTCAATAATTATTGGAGTTGGGATGTATGACGTCCATACTGTTAATGAAACTTTAGAATTAGAAGAGTTATATAAAACAACAAAAGCTCTTATTAATTATATCTCAAAATAG
- a CDS encoding GTP-binding protein, which produces MNLVTISGPPSSGKTSLIIKTIESFKQRGIKVGVVKFDCLYTDDDKLYEKIGVPVRKGLSGSLCPDHYFVSNIEEVVKWGLEENLDILITESAGLCNRCSPYIKDIKAVCVIDNLSGVNTPKKIGPMLKSADIVVITKGDIVSQAEREVFSSRVMSVNPKATIMHVNGLNGQGAYEFGTLIYDEDDRLESLKGKSLRFSMPSALCSYCLGETRIGEEHQMGNVRKIDLSSSCKGGSCGK; this is translated from the coding sequence ATGAATTTAGTAACAATATCAGGACCACCATCATCTGGAAAAACTTCCTTGATAATAAAGACAATAGAGAGTTTTAAACAAAGGGGAATTAAAGTAGGAGTAGTAAAATTTGATTGCTTATATACTGATGATGATAAATTATATGAAAAAATAGGAGTCCCAGTCAGAAAGGGATTATCAGGTTCTCTATGTCCAGACCATTATTTTGTAAGTAATATTGAAGAGGTAGTAAAATGGGGACTAGAAGAAAATTTAGATATACTTATTACGGAGAGTGCTGGGTTATGTAATAGGTGTTCTCCATATATTAAGGATATAAAAGCTGTATGTGTAATAGATAATCTAAGTGGTGTAAATACTCCTAAAAAAATAGGACCAATGTTAAAGAGTGCTGATATAGTAGTAATAACAAAAGGGGATATAGTATCTCAAGCAGAGAGAGAGGTTTTTTCATCAAGAGTAATGTCTGTAAATCCTAAGGCTACTATTATGCATGTAAATGGACTTAATGGACAGGGGGCTTATGAGTTTGGAACTCTTATCTATGATGAAGATGATAGGTTGGAAAGTTTAAAAGGAAAAAGTTTAAGATTCTCTATGCCATCGGCTCTATGTTCTTACTGTTTAGGGGAGACTAGAATTGGGGAAGAGCATCAAATGGGAAATGTTAGAAAGATAGATTTAAGCTCTTCTTGTAAAGGAGGAAGTTGTGGTAAGTAA
- a CDS encoding response regulator transcription factor has product MKNILIIEDDLRIRRILQLELEHEGYLVSLAKDGKEGLEKAKLIRYDLILLDLMLPEISGEEVCKELRKNSDVPIIVLTAKENIRSKVELLDMGADDYITKPFNIEELFARMRVALRNKKDYQELNQLKYEDLVLDIIKKELIIEKRKVSLTKTEYRLLELFILNREITISREKIITEIWGYDFEGEEKIVDVYLNSLRKKIEAPNKKYIQNIRGFGYMLKLKRGDSYEKDI; this is encoded by the coding sequence ATGAAGAATATTTTAATTATAGAAGATGATTTAAGAATAAGAAGAATTTTACAATTGGAGTTAGAACATGAAGGGTATTTAGTAAGTTTAGCTAAAGATGGAAAGGAGGGATTAGAAAAGGCTAAATTAATAAGATATGATTTAATTTTATTAGACTTGATGTTACCTGAAATTTCAGGAGAGGAAGTTTGTAAGGAGTTAAGAAAAAATTCAGATGTACCTATAATAGTATTAACTGCAAAAGAAAATATTAGAAGCAAAGTTGAGCTATTAGATATGGGTGCTGATGATTATATAACTAAACCTTTTAATATAGAGGAACTTTTTGCTAGAATGAGAGTTGCTTTAAGAAATAAGAAAGATTATCAAGAACTTAATCAATTAAAATATGAAGATTTAGTTTTAGATATTATTAAAAAAGAGCTAATTATAGAAAAAAGAAAAGTATCTCTAACTAAAACTGAATATAGATTGCTGGAACTATTTATTTTAAATAGAGAGATAACTATTTCAAGAGAAAAGATTATAACAGAAATATGGGGATATGATTTTGAAGGAGAAGAGAAGATAGTCGACGTATATTTAAATTCTCTGAGAAAAAAGATAGAAGCTCCAAATAAAAAATATATACAAAATATTAGAGGATTTGGATATATGTTAAAGCTTAAAAGAGGAGATTCTTATGAAAAAGATATCTAA
- a CDS encoding ABC transporter substrate-binding protein codes for MRYIDESMTILEICEKYPESIEFLESKGFKNLSNETMKNMLGKLSLKNALLTKKVNVETFIEILNEYVTQNRESTDITMKKNNIVDEEITVMGLLPCPIRIPLLEGFTKFLEENPDIKVKYELKAASAGLDWLKDDVIKANHPEKLADIFISAGFDLFFEESLMGKFKKEHIFKDITGIEKYNKDFQNDEISLKDPDGDYSMLGVVPAVFLVNKNMLGDREMPKSWADLLKPEFRKSVSLPISDFDLFNSILININKNYGEEGVVNLGRALLENLHPSQMVKSDKMKTNTPTVTIMPYFFTKMIKADGPMVPVWPNDGAAISPIFMLTKKDKAEKIKKLVDYLAGEEVGTVFSHQGLFPTVNPNVDNRIEGKKFMWCGWDYIHNNNIGKILEKTKEIFFRASEEE; via the coding sequence ATGAGATATATAGATGAGAGTATGACAATATTAGAGATATGTGAAAAATATCCAGAGAGTATAGAATTTTTAGAGTCAAAGGGATTTAAAAATTTAAGTAATGAAACTATGAAAAATATGTTAGGAAAGCTGAGCTTAAAAAATGCTTTACTTACTAAGAAAGTAAATGTTGAAACTTTTATAGAGATATTAAATGAGTATGTAACTCAAAATAGAGAGAGTACAGATATTACTATGAAAAAAAATAATATAGTAGATGAAGAGATAACAGTTATGGGACTTTTACCTTGCCCAATAAGAATACCATTATTAGAAGGATTTACAAAATTTTTAGAAGAAAATCCAGATATAAAGGTAAAATATGAGTTAAAAGCTGCATCAGCTGGACTTGATTGGTTAAAAGATGATGTAATAAAGGCTAATCATCCTGAGAAATTAGCAGATATATTTATATCAGCAGGATTTGACTTATTTTTTGAAGAAAGTCTTATGGGAAAATTCAAAAAAGAACATATATTTAAAGATATAACAGGGATAGAAAAGTATAATAAGGATTTTCAAAATGATGAGATATCTCTAAAGGACCCAGATGGAGATTACTCTATGTTAGGAGTAGTACCAGCTGTATTTTTAGTAAATAAGAATATGCTTGGAGATAGAGAGATGCCAAAATCTTGGGCAGACTTATTAAAACCAGAATTTAGAAAATCTGTAAGTTTACCAATATCAGATTTTGATTTATTCAATTCTATCTTAATAAATATTAATAAAAACTATGGAGAAGAGGGAGTAGTAAATTTAGGAAGAGCGTTGTTAGAAAATTTACATCCATCTCAAATGGTAAAATCAGATAAAATGAAGACTAATACCCCAACAGTTACTATTATGCCATATTTCTTTACAAAGATGATAAAAGCTGATGGACCAATGGTACCAGTATGGCCAAATGATGGTGCTGCAATTTCTCCAATATTTATGCTTACTAAAAAGGATAAAGCTGAAAAGATAAAAAAACTTGTAGATTATTTAGCAGGAGAAGAGGTAGGAACAGTATTTTCTCATCAAGGATTATTTCCTACTGTAAATCCAAATGTAGATAATAGAATAGAAGGAAAGAAATTTATGTGGTGTGGTTGGGATTATATTCATAATAATAATATTGGTAAAATACTAGAGAAGACAAAAGAGATATTTTTTAGAGCAAGTGAGGAGGAATAA
- the ffh gene encoding signal recognition particle protein: MLDNLGSRFQEIFKKVRGHGKLSESNIKDALKEVKMSLLEADVNYKVVKDFTAKIQEKAIGTDVLKGINPGQQFIKIVNDELVELLGGTNARLTKGVRNPTVLMLAGLQGAGKTTFAAKLGNYLKKQGEKVLMVGADVYRPAAIKQLQVLGEQTGIEVYSEENHQDAVGICERGLAKAKELGSTYMIIDTAGRLHIDEKLMDELKEIKRLTRPQEILLVVDAMIGQDAVNLAESFNNVLNIDGVVLTKLDGDTRGGAALSIKAVVGKPIKFVGVGEKIDDIELFHPERLVSRILGMGDVVSLVEKAQSAIDEEDAKSLEEKIRTQKFDLDDFLKQLQNIKKLGSLGSILKMIPGMGQIGDLAPAEKEMKKVEAIIQSMTKEERKKPEILKASRKQRIAKGSGTEVADINRLLKQFEQMKAMMKMFSGGKIPSLPSFGGFKGGKGGKFPF; encoded by the coding sequence ATGTTAGATAATTTAGGTTCTAGATTTCAAGAAATTTTTAAAAAAGTTAGAGGTCATGGAAAACTAAGTGAAAGTAATATAAAAGATGCTCTTAAAGAGGTAAAAATGTCCCTTTTAGAAGCGGATGTTAACTATAAAGTTGTAAAAGATTTTACAGCAAAGATTCAAGAAAAAGCTATTGGAACTGATGTATTAAAAGGAATAAATCCAGGGCAACAGTTTATAAAAATAGTAAATGATGAATTGGTAGAACTTTTAGGTGGAACTAATGCTAGACTTACTAAGGGAGTAAGAAATCCTACTGTACTTATGCTTGCAGGATTGCAAGGAGCAGGAAAAACTACTTTTGCTGCTAAACTTGGTAACTACTTAAAAAAACAAGGTGAAAAAGTTCTTATGGTAGGAGCTGACGTATATAGGCCAGCAGCTATCAAACAATTACAAGTTTTAGGAGAACAAACAGGAATAGAAGTTTATTCAGAAGAAAATCATCAGGATGCTGTTGGAATTTGTGAAAGAGGACTTGCCAAGGCTAAAGAGTTAGGTTCTACTTATATGATAATAGATACAGCAGGAAGACTTCATATAGATGAAAAGCTTATGGATGAGTTAAAAGAGATAAAGAGATTAACTAGACCACAAGAGATACTATTAGTAGTAGATGCTATGATAGGACAAGATGCTGTAAATTTAGCAGAGTCATTTAATAATGTGTTAAATATAGATGGAGTAGTACTTACAAAATTAGATGGAGATACTAGAGGAGGAGCTGCTCTTTCAATAAAAGCAGTTGTAGGAAAACCTATAAAATTTGTAGGAGTTGGAGAGAAAATTGATGATATAGAGCTTTTCCATCCAGAAAGACTTGTTTCAAGAATATTAGGAATGGGAGATGTTGTATCATTAGTTGAAAAAGCACAAAGTGCAATAGATGAAGAAGATGCAAAGTCACTAGAAGAAAAAATCAGAACTCAAAAATTTGATTTAGATGATTTCTTAAAACAACTACAAAATATTAAAAAACTTGGTTCGTTAGGAAGTATTTTAAAAATGATACCAGGTATGGGACAGATTGGAGATTTAGCTCCTGCTGAAAAAGAGATGAAAAAGGTAGAAGCGATAATTCAATCTATGACTAAAGAGGAAAGAAAGAAACCTGAAATATTAAAAGCTAGCAGAAAGCAAAGAATTGCTAAAGGAAGTGGAACAGAGGTAGCAGATATAAATAGACTTTTAAAGCAATTTGAGCAAATGAAAGCTATGATGAAAATGTTCAGTGGTGGAAAAATACCTTCATTACCATCATTTGGTGGATTTAAAGGTGGAAAGGGTGGAAAATTTCCATTCTAA
- the rpsP gene encoding 30S ribosomal protein S16, whose protein sequence is MLKLRLTRLGDKKRPSYRVVAMEALSKRDGKAVAYLGNYFPLEDSRVVLKEEEIVKFLLNGAQPTRTVKSILVKAGVWAKFEEAKKR, encoded by the coding sequence ATGTTAAAATTAAGATTAACTAGATTAGGAGACAAAAAAAGACCTTCTTATAGAGTTGTAGCTATGGAAGCATTATCAAAAAGAGATGGTAAAGCAGTTGCTTATTTAGGAAACTACTTCCCATTAGAAGATTCTAGAGTAGTATTAAAAGAGGAAGAAATAGTAAAATTCTTATTAAATGGAGCTCAACCAACTAGAACTGTAAAATCAATTTTAGTTAAAGCTGGAGTATGGGCAAAGTTCGAAGAAGCTAAAAAAAGATAA
- a CDS encoding phosphatase PAP2 family protein — protein sequence MYNFILKLDMTITKLIGNNYVSIFYNYLDKEKVDIFFQNITKLGEGYFEIILTLFFIYMIKNTKQKKYYFFIKGNIYTFLSSGIVVSILKRIIGRERPYVSFSPDRFYGLKYLYEHNLLWNSSYHSFPSGHTITIFTTIWFLSFNLKNKIVKLILFFIGGMVGISRIYLSYHWTSDVLFSIFLSYIIAKIVNQKLSQKKTFKLFKFLSYKC from the coding sequence ATGTATAACTTTATTCTAAAATTAGATATGACAATAACAAAACTGATAGGAAATAATTATGTGAGTATATTTTATAATTATTTAGATAAAGAAAAAGTAGATATTTTTTTCCAAAATATTACTAAATTAGGAGAGGGATATTTTGAAATTATTTTGACATTGTTTTTTATTTATATGATAAAAAATACTAAACAAAAAAAATATTATTTTTTTATAAAAGGAAATATATATACATTTTTGAGTTCAGGAATAGTGGTTTCAATTTTAAAGAGAATAATAGGAAGAGAAAGACCATATGTTAGTTTCTCTCCAGATAGATTTTATGGATTAAAATATTTATATGAACATAATTTATTGTGGAATTCTAGTTATCATTCTTTTCCATCAGGACATACAATAACTATATTTACAACAATTTGGTTTTTGAGTTTTAATTTAAAAAATAAAATTGTAAAATTGATCTTATTTTTTATAGGAGGAATGGTTGGAATTAGTAGAATATACCTTTCATATCATTGGACTTCAGATGTATTATTTAGTATTTTTTTATCTTATATTATTGCAAAGATAGTAAATCAAAAATTATCTCAAAAGAAAACTTTTAAATTATTTAAATTTTTATCTTATAAATGTTAA